Proteins from a single region of Thermoplasmata archaeon:
- a CDS encoding CoA transferase has translation MGRTAPSRPLVPAYGPLAGIRVLDSARFVAGPWASTHLGEFGAEVVHVEGPPFHAPYSDPTRTLVPMLPPGRPREEQVSESWVQYSRNKLSLGLDLRRPAGRRVFLDLLRRANIWIESSRPGTYEKLGLSDRTVRRVNPRLTIVHVSGFGRTGDPERIAAPSYDLTAQAFSGYLSLQGEPDPAPPMRAGTALNDTLTGLAAAGAALMGYIQAQRTGRGQSIDVAQYEIAFTLLENLALDYFARGVVRGRHGSAHARLHPYDVHRARDGWVVIAAPNTDAYLRLKRMIGFTDPRYDDTGYRTAHRGPVDRAIARFCRTRTRAQLEALGRRYDIALTRVYDIADIAQDPHFRARGMLLDWEDPVAGPVRGSGIAPKFSDTPGAVWRGAPWLGQDNDRILTRGLGYPKSRVERLVRGGIVGAEPPRRPRSLPRASRRSPR, from the coding sequence ATGGGCCGCACCGCTCCGTCGCGTCCGCTCGTCCCGGCGTACGGCCCGTTGGCGGGGATTCGAGTCCTGGACTCCGCCCGGTTCGTCGCCGGACCGTGGGCATCGACGCATCTGGGGGAGTTCGGCGCCGAGGTGGTCCACGTAGAAGGTCCCCCGTTCCACGCTCCGTACTCCGACCCCACGCGAACGCTCGTCCCCATGCTCCCTCCCGGCCGGCCCCGGGAGGAACAGGTCTCCGAGTCGTGGGTGCAGTACTCGCGCAACAAGCTCTCCCTCGGCCTCGATCTGCGCCGACCGGCAGGCCGACGGGTCTTCCTCGATCTCCTCCGCCGGGCGAACATCTGGATCGAGTCCTCCCGGCCCGGCACCTACGAGAAGCTCGGACTGTCCGATCGCACGGTCCGCCGGGTCAATCCACGTCTGACCATCGTCCACGTCTCCGGATTCGGCCGGACCGGCGACCCGGAGCGGATCGCCGCCCCGTCGTACGATCTTACGGCCCAAGCCTTCAGCGGTTACCTCTCGCTCCAGGGCGAGCCCGATCCCGCCCCACCGATGCGGGCGGGAACTGCGCTGAACGACACGTTGACGGGCCTCGCTGCGGCGGGCGCCGCGCTCATGGGGTACATCCAAGCTCAGAGGACGGGACGGGGCCAGTCGATCGACGTGGCGCAGTACGAGATCGCCTTCACCCTCCTGGAGAACCTCGCGCTCGATTACTTCGCCCGCGGAGTGGTCCGGGGCCGGCACGGATCGGCCCATGCGCGCCTGCATCCGTACGATGTCCATCGAGCGAGGGACGGGTGGGTCGTCATCGCGGCTCCGAACACCGACGCCTACCTCCGCCTCAAGCGGATGATCGGGTTTACCGACCCCCGCTACGATGACACGGGCTACCGCACCGCGCATCGGGGACCGGTCGACCGGGCGATCGCGAGATTCTGCCGAACGAGGACGCGCGCCCAGCTAGAGGCGCTCGGCCGGCGATACGACATCGCGCTGACCCGAGTGTACGACATCGCCGACATCGCGCAGGACCCGCACTTCCGGGCTCGGGGGATGTTGCTCGACTGGGAGGACCCCGTCGCGGGCCCTGTTCGCGGATCCGGGATCGCGCCCAAGTTCAGCGACACTCCCGGAGCGGTGTGGCGCGGAGCGCCGTGGCTGGGCCAGGACAACGACCGGATCCTGACCCGCGGCCTCGGCTACCCCAAGTCCCGTGTCGAGCGACTCGTGCGAGGGGGAATCGTGGGCGCCGAGCCACCCCGTCGCCCCCGGTCGCTCCCGCGCGCGTCGAGGAGATCGCCTCGATGA
- a CDS encoding iron-containing redox enzyme family protein gives MSEAPWDRFAGERFRDELTKFKMKNHPFATHPFFAAIEKGEAPKPLVQAWAQQFYPWLASVPIAMAERFARVGWEPKNDRFRRMVLDQLVEEAGDPKGKEPGHPELWLRFCEGLGVPRAQVQAAPLLPSTMVAIDDFLYTNRENPFYISAAGSSEPPNVDLCARLLPAFRSHYGVKEEHLEYYRLHVTADVEHSQWVGEIVAAFANTPEVRRQMWDQMLRGFSLHALLVNGVVSEAAASGTVRPAA, from the coding sequence ATGAGCGAGGCGCCGTGGGACCGATTCGCGGGGGAGCGATTCCGAGACGAGCTCACCAAGTTCAAGATGAAGAACCACCCCTTCGCGACTCACCCGTTCTTCGCGGCGATCGAGAAAGGCGAGGCGCCGAAGCCCCTCGTCCAAGCGTGGGCGCAGCAGTTCTATCCCTGGCTCGCCAGCGTTCCGATCGCGATGGCGGAGCGATTCGCCCGGGTCGGCTGGGAGCCCAAGAACGACCGGTTCCGGCGGATGGTGCTCGACCAGCTCGTCGAAGAGGCGGGCGACCCGAAGGGCAAGGAGCCCGGCCACCCGGAGCTTTGGCTGAGGTTCTGCGAGGGCCTGGGGGTGCCCCGCGCTCAGGTCCAGGCGGCTCCGCTCCTTCCGAGCACGATGGTAGCGATCGACGACTTCCTCTACACGAATCGGGAGAACCCGTTCTACATCTCCGCCGCCGGATCGTCCGAGCCCCCCAACGTCGATCTGTGTGCGCGGCTGCTCCCGGCGTTCCGCTCGCACTACGGCGTGAAGGAAGAACACCTCGAGTACTATCGACTCCACGTCACGGCCGACGTGGAGCACAGCCAATGGGTAGGCGAGATCGTGGCCGCCTTTGCGAACACGCCGGAGGTTCGACGCCAGATGTGGGACCAGATGCTCCGCGGATTCTCCCTCCACGCCCTCCTCGTGAACGGCGTCGTCTCCGAGGCCGCCGCGAGCGGCACGGTCCGACCCGCTGCGTAG
- the endA gene encoding tRNA-intron lyase, with translation MTGRVAADGTIRIADPAEASATYGRGYFGTPDSNGGLGLDRYDSVYLAEMGRLVGVDARARPVPWPEVFRRSARHDPVFGVRYLVYRDLRQRGYVVRASPPPVAFTVLPRGGVLNKTPSRFWVEAISERAPFDLAHLFELAERAQSAKKTLLLGVVDEESDLTYYRVRRPSPRGALPARRLGTPAEAWLSHDRLVVYDERAVDELGRSLAYGSKLGDRLELSLIEGAYLADSGQILLRDGASRRAVSRERLHRHARRLDPHFDERLAAYTALRGRGLVVKTGFKYGAHFRAYPRSPEHSHARYLLRAVRDKHISSWPEVSGGIRVAQGVRKEYLLAAVRPNDEVRFLSLERIRP, from the coding sequence GTGACGGGCCGGGTCGCGGCGGACGGGACGATCCGGATCGCGGACCCGGCCGAAGCGAGCGCCACTTACGGACGCGGGTACTTCGGAACGCCGGACTCGAACGGGGGCCTCGGGCTCGACCGCTACGACAGCGTCTACCTCGCCGAGATGGGCCGGCTCGTGGGGGTCGACGCCCGCGCCCGGCCCGTTCCGTGGCCCGAGGTGTTCCGTCGTTCCGCGCGCCACGATCCGGTCTTCGGGGTTCGCTACCTGGTCTACCGGGACCTCCGCCAGCGGGGCTACGTCGTTCGGGCGAGCCCTCCTCCGGTCGCCTTCACCGTCCTTCCGCGCGGCGGAGTCTTGAACAAGACGCCCTCCCGGTTCTGGGTCGAGGCGATCAGCGAGCGCGCCCCGTTCGATCTGGCGCACCTCTTCGAGCTCGCGGAGCGCGCTCAGAGCGCGAAGAAGACCCTTCTCCTCGGGGTCGTCGACGAGGAGTCGGACCTGACGTACTATCGCGTACGACGGCCGTCGCCTCGCGGAGCCCTTCCCGCTCGCCGTCTCGGCACGCCGGCGGAGGCGTGGCTCTCCCACGATCGCCTGGTGGTGTACGACGAGCGGGCCGTGGACGAGCTGGGGCGCTCCCTCGCCTACGGAAGCAAGCTGGGCGATCGGCTCGAGCTCAGCCTGATCGAGGGGGCCTACCTCGCCGACAGCGGGCAGATCCTGCTGCGCGACGGGGCCAGCCGCCGTGCGGTCTCCCGAGAGCGCCTCCACCGGCACGCCCGGCGCCTCGATCCGCATTTCGACGAGCGGCTTGCCGCGTACACCGCCTTGCGGGGACGCGGGCTCGTGGTCAAGACCGGATTCAAGTATGGAGCCCACTTCCGCGCCTATCCGCGCAGCCCGGAGCATTCGCACGCGCGCTACCTCCTGCGCGCGGTGCGGGACAAGCACATCAGTTCCTGGCCCGAGGTCTCCGGCGGGATCCGCGTGGCGCAGGGGGTCCGCAAGGAGTACCTGCTCGCAGCCGTGCGGCCGAACGACGAGGTCCGCTTCCTGTCGCTCGAGCGCATTCGGCCGTAG
- the pyrE gene encoding orotate phosphoribosyltransferase, with protein sequence MTKNQAPPAEEVRRVLVEAGAVRFGEFTLTSGRKSDVYIDVKKAWTEPARLDLIARALAARVAPGEQGLAGMELGAVPLVVATSLRVGLPMIVIRKAAKEHGTRQRFEGEIPPGARVLLIEDTATTGGSLVQSIEILRAAGALVDRALVVVDREEGARERLAELGVHLEALTTLSELRGAPA encoded by the coding sequence GTGACGAAGAATCAAGCCCCGCCGGCCGAAGAGGTGCGGCGCGTCCTGGTCGAAGCCGGCGCCGTCCGCTTCGGAGAATTCACCCTCACCTCGGGCCGCAAGTCCGACGTATACATCGACGTGAAGAAGGCCTGGACCGAGCCCGCGCGCCTCGACCTGATCGCCCGCGCGCTCGCGGCCCGGGTCGCTCCGGGCGAGCAAGGGCTCGCCGGGATGGAACTCGGGGCCGTGCCGCTCGTCGTCGCAACGTCCCTGCGGGTCGGCCTGCCGATGATCGTCATCCGCAAGGCGGCGAAGGAGCACGGGACCCGCCAACGCTTCGAAGGGGAGATTCCCCCCGGCGCGCGGGTCCTCCTAATCGAGGATACCGCGACGACCGGAGGGAGCCTCGTTCAATCGATCGAGATCCTCCGCGCGGCCGGCGCGCTCGTGGACCGGGCGCTCGTGGTCGTCGACCGGGAGGAGGGAGCCCGGGAGCGCCTCGCCGAGCTTGGGGTGCACCTCGAAGCGCTGACGACCCTCTCGGAGCTGCGGGGAGCCCCGGCGTGA
- a CDS encoding CDP-2,3-bis-(O-geranylgeranyl)-sn-glycerol synthase, whose product MDSTILNDFLGDGGAVIWVLLPAFVANATATLPRGAGPAMDFGRLWPGDGRRVFGPSKTWSGFLVGGAIGAIVGVLEAWLILLAPPNWAVVPVLAPSVLAALPLAILIAYGAMTGDAIGSFIKRRMDRPSGARTLFLDQFPFVLVPIAFGFAFSPALFAAVFANWEAVLWLVILTLGLHALFNWIGYHAGLKKVPW is encoded by the coding sequence GTGGACTCTACCATCCTCAACGACTTCCTCGGCGACGGGGGGGCCGTCATCTGGGTGCTCCTGCCGGCGTTCGTTGCGAACGCGACCGCGACGCTGCCACGGGGCGCCGGGCCCGCCATGGACTTCGGCCGACTCTGGCCGGGGGACGGCCGCCGCGTCTTTGGACCGTCGAAGACCTGGTCGGGATTCCTGGTCGGCGGAGCGATCGGCGCCATCGTCGGAGTGCTCGAAGCGTGGCTGATCCTGCTCGCGCCCCCGAACTGGGCGGTCGTGCCCGTGCTGGCCCCGAGCGTGCTCGCGGCGCTCCCGCTCGCGATACTGATCGCCTACGGCGCGATGACCGGCGACGCGATCGGCTCGTTCATCAAGCGGCGGATGGATCGACCGAGCGGCGCGCGCACGCTCTTCCTGGACCAGTTCCCGTTCGTGCTCGTTCCGATCGCCTTCGGGTTCGCGTTCTCCCCAGCGCTGTTCGCGGCCGTGTTCGCGAACTGGGAAGCGGTCTTATGGCTCGTGATCCTAACACTCGGCCTGCATGCGCTGTTCAACTGGATCGGTTACCATGCCGGTCTGAAGAAGGTGCCCTGGTGA